In Telopea speciosissima isolate NSW1024214 ecotype Mountain lineage chromosome 10, Tspe_v1, whole genome shotgun sequence, the DNA window gttaaaaaacttagcccaatcttaaCATTGTAAATATTTGTGTTCAACAGATAATTagtctttttttaataaaccaatagataattagatactaagcaaaaattgcaaaatgtaaacaataaattataaagcataacctaacaaaGTAGCCGGGCCGGGCTGCGCTTAGCCCgagcctcaaccttggcccaacCCGATCCTGACCCAGGATCTAAAAATTTCAACACTAACCCACTCTTAAAGTTGAAAATtccagcccaagccctgttcaaACTCAGGGCGGCCTCGGACCAATAgagccaaacttacacccctagcgATTATGAAATGTGTTTCAAGACAGTGTGGGACCCATTTTTATGACTCTCGAGGTCCTCAATGAGCCCAGTAATATCTTGAATTATTATAAGGAAATTAAGAGAAATTGAttgaaaaattatcaaaataccatTGTAGGTTCGGTCGGGGCAACAATTTTGAAATTGGCCTAGGCTTcatgatttaattattaatcTCAAGTATTtaatctaccaaaaaaaaagaaatctcaaGTATTTAAAGATGGTTTGAAAAGGTTAATTTGTTCATTACTTTACAAAACACTCTATTTCTTGTCTCGTGGGACCTATTGTTCAAATAATTTTCGACAAACATGGTTTATATTTTTCATCCCTTTTAAAAATACTCAAACAAGCTTTCAAATGTTCATCAAAAAAAACAAGCTTTCAAATGAATTTAGAATCatgaaaatcatatttttaGTGAAAACTTGTGTGTTTCAAGGAAATTCTTAGATAGACCTAACCCAAACTCGACCTGGTCCAGACCTAGACTCGGACTAGGACCCAGATCAAATCAGACCCTGACGCAAGCCTATGACTAGCCCAAATTATAAGTAAAAAACTAGCTTGAGCATACATGTAACGAGGATTGCCAACATGCGGATCAGAGGAATCACCGGATCCGTATCGGTATTGGTGGTCCCCGATCCTGATCCAATAGCAATCTAGGCCCAAAGAACGGTATCGGTCGGTAGATCGATTTTCTAACCCGGATCACCTGATCTGATCCCCTATAAGTTGTTTTTCCAGCCCAGTACAGTTCCTACAgtcctctaataagaggggggtggaccccacccaggtagAGTGTTCAGTCAAAGGGTGGAATGGTTATTTcgccccccttgttagagaatTGTAGGAACTGTACCAGGCAGACGATAAAGATCCGTTTGACACTATCTTCTTCCAACCTCAATTTCTCCCAAACTAGAGCTCATACATGCATGAAATTCAAAAacacatccccccccccccctccaattCTAATATGGGCATGAATAGGTCCAAAATTGGAgggaaaaaaatgtaaatttaATTTTCAAGTGAAATATTGGATAAAGTACATAAAAACGTACAATAAATGTGCAAAATATTTGcaaaaaatggataaaaacagaaagatttattaattaaaataatattaaaatttttacAATATTTTATTCATAACTAAAATGTAAAGGAAATataagtaaaattacaaaaaaaaaatttatagaaaatattctaaaatatatatatatatatatatatatatatatatatatatatgtatccatagaaaataaataaaaactatatGCAGAGTTACCTAATCACAATCTCTCGTGCATTATGCAATGGAACATAAAAGGATTTGAAAAATATTGCAAAAAGCTAAAAAAATTGATGCAATCAAGATTCAAGAGTATAGTATAGTTttacatttctgtacttgtagAAATTATGATATTACAAATTATCCCCAGCTACTGTCATCATCAATAAGTCCACAGTAATGTAAAGCGCCAGCGCGGAATCTACAGTAACAAATATGATAGGAATTTATTATTTTCGCTTAAATTGAGTAGAGGAAGTAGCAACAATTACAAAGTTTCCATtttatattttggtaattttacttaAAGTTTGAATCATAGTTTAAGCAACTTTCATTTCTTACTTTGAACTAAAATTTGGCTTGAACTAAAATTTGGCTATTGAGATGTATTTGAGATACTCTATCGCATGGATTAACTCATGTAATGTCAAGCAACAAATAGTGAAGGTTACTTTATTAGGCATACTGACACCTAGAAGAACcctattaattttatattttaaggtaaaattttcttttccagctattttacaccgaaacaaacagaaccttcaagaacaaaatggaaaagaaattcaaaaaatataaaggataaaaaatacAGAAGATCGAAAATTCCTAATAATGATAAATGTTTAGTTAATTTGCTTATTGCTCCCCGAGAATGCAGAATGCAGAATGCAAGAAACTTCAAGAAACAGAAAACTCACATGAATACAAACACTGGGTGTGGAGAAAAAGATCAAAAATCATGTGAACTTCTCGATATGTAATGGTGATCTATTCATTTGCTTCCTCGCATTTCACAGTCAAGTCGAGACTCCACTTAGAAGCTCAATGAGATCAACCTTCTTCAGCTTAGAGTATCCTTTCACACCACGAGACTTTGCAAGTGACCTCAACTCTGACAGCTTTAATGCACTCAAGTCTGTGTTTTCATTCGTTGGCTCCTCCGAAATCTCATTTTCATAAGCTTCATCAGCATCAGAAGGCTCAGATTCAGATATTACATCAAGTACTTCCTCTTGCCCATCCAAAAATACTGTTTCTTCCACGGGATGAGAAAGCTCAGGTTCAATCACAATCTCAGGCTCAGGCTCAAGCTCGGGCTCAGGCTCAGAGTCGGGCTCAACAGagcttttccttcccttcccctgtGACTTTGAAGACCACTCCAATCCAATTCCAGCTTTGGCTGAATAAACAGGTTGGTACTTTATTCTAGGAACAGGAGATCTACGCTGGAAGTTTGAAGCCGGACGAGTTGAATGAGGGACACTGGACTCTCCCTCTCTATCCCCAGCAATCCTATTTGAATCAAAAAGGCTTGTCTGCTCTTCATCATACAAGCTATTATGTTCTGGTTGCTCCAAATTAAAGTCCTTCGTGCCACCACTACTTTTCTTTCCCTGTTCAACTGAGTGCTTCCGTAAGAGCTTCAGAAGTGAATCAACTGTATCATTCTCCCTACCTTGTCCTCGAGAGGTTTCATTCTTCTGTTCCTCTTTGACTGCTGCTCGTTCTCGAAGCTGAGCCTGGACCTTCCTGAACAATTCTACAATCTCCTTCTCTCTTGGGCCCGGGGTAGCAGTAGCCTGAAATCTTGGGCTGCTGGAGAGGGAGAGCAATGGCCcatttttggaagaaaacaGCTCGGATTCTTCTATATTGTcaacattttctctctcttggttttgCCTGTTACGGCCTCTGGAGAACCCATGTTTGTTCTGCCTTGAGAAGTCGGGGTTTCTTCGACTGCTAGAGCTTGCATTACATGAAAGAGCTGTTCCTTTGGAAACAAAGGCTGGGATTTTTATTCGTAGGACCTTGAACTGTATAGAACATTTGTAATCACCAAGACAAGAGTAAGATGATGCACTGGTGGCTCGACCAGAAACTCCGGAGCAGGGAAGACAATTGGCTTCATACAGTCCATATCCTGCATGAAAGCCAAGATCCATCCTTTTAAGTCAAAATACATCATCTTGAACTCAGAATGTACACTACATGCATACAATGTTCCTCCAACTTTAGACAgcggttgttttttttttctcttcttttgtgtgtggggtgggggggaggggttgaTTTACTTAACATATTTGCTTGACAAGTGACTCAAGCTTTGTTCATTGGACTTGATCCTTTAACAAGATAATTTTTTAAACTGATATTTGCCAGAAATCCATGACAGTATACTACTCCTGTTCTGTAAACAGGTAAATTGGTGCCCTGACTCTAGGTTTACTGATGCTGAACATTAGGTTCACTACTAATAAACTTAAGgctcaccaaaaaaaatggtaaatttTTTGGCTGAAAAcaaaaggaataagaaaatgAGATAGAATTATGTCGAAGGCATAAAAAAATTGTTGAGGAGGAAATAGGTGATGGAGCTGATTGGTTGGTTTGGATTTCACAAGTTTACAGAGACGAGACGATATGATTAGACTGGTTGTACAAAATAGAGGTATGTGATGGGGTTTGGTATCTGTGGACGTGAAAGTATGGGAAGTGTttatctagggtttagggattAGACGAAGGTTGAGGGGCTCGGGTAAATATAGGTTTCTAGTAGAAAGATTCATATGCAGCACAAGGGGCACAGAAAAATGTAGTAGAGGAGAAACAATGTATAAGTAAAAGTAAATACTAGAACACGAGACCAAGAGCGAGTGAGAAATACTCCTAGTTCTACGAAGCCCCCAAGGTTTCACCTCGCTGGTAAAATTAAACTAGAACTAAATATATTGATTCAAAATCTATCCCATAATAAGTAGCTAAGCAAGACAGGGagagataagggtgtcaaaatcaaaccgaaacagTTTACTGAAACCGTTTAAGAaatgatttgttttggttttaaaattgagaccgtttagttTAGTAGTTTAAACCGATGGTAGACCATTTAAACcgaaacaaatattagtaataATATGTAATGGCACGataacaataaataattagtaaATATGTAATGGTAcatataaataattatttaaaaaaaaaacatataagaattcaattcatacatgcatttcaataaaaaaaaattaaagatatgtaaTGGAAACTAGCtacttgaaagaagaaaaaaaaaaacatttataaatggttttggtttcaacatatgaaaccatttattaaacggttagGTTTCggttttacctaaaaaaatttgaaccgaaccatttaacacccttagggAGAGACCCCTCTTACACttggaaaatccaaaaaacaCCCACCACTGGGTTCTTAAAAAATGGCAGAGAAAGGAAGCGGCAAACCGGGAGAGGAGTGGGCATTTCAATCACCCACCCCACAATTGGCATAAAACTCAATTCTGAAGAATTATTTTCTTGGCCAAAGCTAAATGGAGTTTAGATAATAAACCATGGATAATTTGATCAATGAGAAAGTTGTTCTTGAACCTCCCTGTCAACCAAAGATGGTAAACGATGAATAACCTACATTGTAGAGATCCTAAGCCACAAGAGGGTAAGGGTATCAATCTGGGACCAGAACCATCCCACCATTAGTAT includes these proteins:
- the LOC122642841 gene encoding rho-N domain-containing protein 1, chloroplastic-like gives rise to the protein MSPGGLHIVSNNIPGYGLYEANCLPCSGVSGRATSASSYSCLGDYKCSIQFKVLRIKIPAFVSKGTALSCNASSSSRRNPDFSRQNKHGFSRGRNRQNQERENVDNIEESELFSSKNGPLLSLSSSPRFQATATPGPREKEIVELFRKVQAQLRERAAVKEEQKNETSRGQGRENDTVDSLLKLLRKHSVEQGKKSSGGTKDFNLEQPEHNSLYDEEQTSLFDSNRIAGDREGESSVPHSTRPASNFQRRSPVPRIKYQPVYSAKAGIGLEWSSKSQGKGRKSSVEPDSEPEPELEPEPEIVIEPELSHPVEETVFLDGQEEVLDVISESEPSDADEAYENEISEEPTNENTDLSALKLSELRSLAKSRGVKGYSKLKKVDLIELLSGVST